Genomic segment of Bacteroidota bacterium:
TGTACCGATTGGTAATTCGTCTGACTTGTCTTGCGAAAATGAAGCCTCGGTCACGAAAAAGGTAATCAAAATCGGAATCATGCATATCGTGATTATGCGGCATTTGTTGTTAATATATTTAAAAATCATAGTTTCACCTATTTTATTAATATCATTTTTTTCGTGAGAAGGATTTCTTTCCCTGCGGACATTCTATAAAAATAAATACCGGTCGGGACGATTTGATCATTGGAATCAGTTCCATTCCAGGAAAAAGTGTGTACTCCTTTAGGATAACGTCCATGGGTCAGCACTATCACTTTTTGTCCAAGTGTGTTGAAAATTTCGATCATCAGTTCCGAATCTATCGGTAACTTTACGCTAATTGTCGTGCTGCTGTTGAATGGATTTGGAAAATTTTGTGAAAGTTCAAAAACATCAGGAATCATCATTGAAATTTCATCCTCTACAAATTTCGCTGTACCAATTATCAACTTAAACGGTGTTGATTTTTGAACGGCGTTGAAGCCATAAGAACTCTGTCCACGCAGGTTGAATGGAGTAGTGTTCGTTTCATTGACGAGTATAACCTCGTATTCTTTTGGAATTTGTGCAATTCCATAGAAATGAATCGTACCCTGTGATTTTTTGGGATTCGAAATATCAAAATTCCAAACTTGTCCATCACCGAGAGACGGACGCAAATCGGAACTGAATCTGCTAAAGGTATTGTCCCAATCCTTCCGCTCGAAATACAGGAAACTCTGGTCCATAAAAAGTGGAGGTTTACGGCTATCAAGTGAATCTTCTCCAATTTTAGCAGATGATGCTATGCCCACAAAATTTTCGGGATCACGATTCAATTCAGTTTCATAAATTATTTGCACCTTCCAAAGAATGTCCGCCTCATTAGTTTTATTGCTACCAATCCAGCCGAATGGGTAGGGAATTTTTAACGTTGTTAGATTATTTAAATTAAAGAAATAATATCCTTTAAACGGTTCTAATGTTGATTCCTGTTTATAAGAACCGTTGTAACTGTGTAATTGACTTGCGAATGAGATATTATTAGAATAAAGAATCGATTGCCAGGTTATCAGTTTATCAAACGGATTCGCGATAATATTCCATCCTGGATGGAGCGAAATACTATAAAAAGCTGTACTATCAAGTTTTGGTATTGAAATATCGAACCCTGTAAATTCCAAATTATTATTCTTAATAAACCAATATCCTTCACCGGTTCTGAGTGAAGAATTTGTCGATAATTCCTGGAGGAAATTTTCGTTGTTGCCGTTGTCTGCGAAAATTCTCCAATCAAATTTTTGGGTTCCGGTAACTATATTTGAAAATTTTAATGAATCAACTAATCCGGGAACGCTCACCAATCTATAATCGGTAGAATTAAACTGTGCAGTGGGATAAGGGACTGTCGTGGACATTCGTACAGTATTTGGCAATCTGCCATAGACAATAGAAAATTCACCGCTCTCACTAAAAACAACATCGTTACTGGAAGATTCGATTCGGAGTTTACATTTCAAGACGATACTTTGGTTTTGAATCAGAGTATCAGGTACTCGCCATGAAAATAGTCCTGTATTTGCTTGATTTTGTTTTAACAAAAGGTAAGTATTTCCATTTTCGATAGATAATTTAATATTGACATTGCCGCTCAGGTTCTCGCTTCTCCATTTTGTATCGTATTTAAAGCTGGTCGCCCAATTCATTATTGGTGAATCAACGGTAATGTTTGCATTTAATGTTGTAAAGCTTCGGACGGAGGAAAACTTAGTGATATCTTGCCCAACTTTAGCATTAACCCGCCAGAAATATTTTTTAAGATTTGCTAAATTAGGAACTTGAATAAACGTATCAGCAATAGCAACTGAATTGAAAACGAATTTTGAAGTATCGGTAAAACTTGAATCGGTTGATACTTGTGCGTTGTAAGAAGCACCACCAGGATATCTGAACCAACTAATTATTGGATTTGTAGAAATACCAGATGCACCGTTAGGAATTCCCGTAAGATCTGGGGGGGGGAGTAAACGACCAAAAATAGCGTGTTGGTTAATAGGGGAATTCATTATTACAATCGCCGGATTACTATTACCCGAATATGAACCACTTCCAGATCCTACCCAAGAACTAAATATATAAGTTGAGTCTGCAAATCCTACAATAGTAACAGTATCGCCTTTTGTATGCCAATTATTTGAAGGTATAACCGTACCACCAGTAGAGGCTTCCATAGTTAAAAAATAACGAGTTGAGAAAAATGCTCTGAAAGTCGTGTCCGTATTGGGTGCCACGACATGAGAGATTGTACCAGTATCGCTCCACGATGTCCAGATATACTCAATTCCTACTGTGTCGCTTTGTGGTGAAATAGCAGTTATTGTATGACTGGAACCACGAATCCAGTTTAAAATTTTCGGACTTATAT
This window contains:
- a CDS encoding FlgD immunoglobulin-like domain containing protein, translated to FVNGAYIGAPASYTFENITSNHTIRVLFALQAFVVNLRTYPDSLFFIADGIQYQSPQQFYWLYNSNHTISAIDSQIRVTDVRNIFSQWSDLGSRTHTVTIRNDSSFTAIYRSQYYLTMLADSGGSVTPASAWQDSGKIVSIRAFAPQGFKFLNWVGIGIGSYSDTLNPANIVVLSPIRQVAKFNRYIANVTIQSNPVGLSILVDDTLHTSPRTFRWMTGSIHTISTIDTQYAGTSTRNLWNSWSDGGTRTHNVVPLNDSTFIVNFTTQYILTMQTNPGGSVTPPSGWYNRGTTVGLTAIPENNYRFTSWSGTGNGSYSGSNNPASVTINNPITELANFTRNPIQITISTVPQGRSFIYNGQTYTATQTRSVDPGSQQSLGAPSPQPDVSPDKQFIWSSWSDGGAQSHTIMPSTDSIFIAYFKTQYAITGTPLPTIAGTISPSGRRFYTEGDTIQLLATPNKGYVFTGWSGAITSTNNPLAIIVDGSKLLTANFVEAVQVTVTTTPVGRRIIVDDSTYISPKILNWIRGSSHTITAISPQSDTVGIEYIWTSWSDTGTISHVVAPNTDTTFRAFFSTRYFLTMEASTGGTVIPSNNWHTKGDTVTIVGFADSTYIFSSWVGSGSGSYSGNSNPAIVIMNSPINQHAIFGRLLPPPDLTGIPNGASGISTNPIISWFRYPGGASYNAQVSTDSSFTDTSKFVFNSVAIADTFIQVPNLANLKKYFWRVNAKVGQDITKFSSVRSFTTLNANITVDSPIMNWATSFKYDTKWRSENLSGNVNIKLSIENGNTYLLLKQNQANTGLFSWRVPDTLIQNQSIVLKCKLRIESSSNDVVFSESGEFSIVYGRLPNTVRMSTTVPYPTAQFNSTDYRLVSVPGLVDSLKFSNIVTGTQKFDWRIFADNGNNENFLQELSTNSSLRTGEGYWFIKNNNLEFTGFDISIPKLDSTAFYSISLHPGWNIIANPFDKLITWQSILYSNNISFASQLHSYNGSYKQESTLEPFKGYYFFNLNNLTTLKIPYPFGWIGSNKTNEADILWKVQIIYETELNRDPENFVGIASSAKIGEDSLDSRKPPLFMDQSFLYFERKDWDNTFSRFSSDLRPSLGDGQVWNFDISNPKKSQGTIHFYGIAQIPKEYEVILVNETNTTPFNLRGQSSYGFNAVQKSTPFKLIIGTAKFVEDEISMMIPDVFELSQNFPNPFNSSTTISVKLPIDSELMIEIFNTLGQKVIVLTHGRYPKGVHTFSWNGTDSNDQIVPTGIYFYRMSAGKEILLTKKMILIK